The following are encoded in a window of Paraburkholderia hospita genomic DNA:
- a CDS encoding MurR/RpiR family transcriptional regulator, with product MARQRQNPPTAAEPAIAARITAAMPILTPVHRRMGEFVLANQFRAATMRIDELATAVGASIATANRFARALGFDGYPAFREALVRGFEATLAPVERLRTAQESQTNGDELFSASLEQAATNLGTTRSTIDGTAAEAAVDAIIAARRVFILGSGASAFLASLMEHNLLPYHDNVQSLALIGGPTHAARRLFNAGKGDLVIAIAFPRYVDDTIELARRAASLGADVLALTDGPTSPLATLATRSLFIRAERRLAATSEATVLAVIEALCDAVAFRAKRSAQAAANMTEFVLPWLTDTSTLSAHSKTATRPTPKQAKKKQ from the coding sequence ATGGCCCGCCAACGTCAGAACCCACCCACCGCCGCCGAGCCCGCCATCGCTGCCCGCATCACGGCCGCGATGCCGATCCTCACGCCTGTCCACCGGCGCATGGGAGAGTTCGTGCTGGCCAACCAGTTTCGCGCCGCGACCATGCGTATCGACGAACTGGCCACAGCCGTCGGCGCGTCCATCGCGACGGCGAACCGCTTCGCGCGCGCACTCGGCTTCGACGGCTATCCGGCGTTTCGCGAGGCGCTCGTGCGCGGCTTCGAAGCGACGCTCGCCCCTGTCGAGCGCCTCCGCACCGCGCAGGAATCGCAGACGAATGGCGACGAACTGTTCAGCGCGTCGCTCGAACAAGCCGCCACCAATCTCGGCACGACGCGCAGCACGATCGACGGCACAGCCGCCGAAGCCGCCGTCGATGCGATCATCGCCGCACGGCGCGTGTTTATCCTCGGCTCCGGCGCGAGCGCATTTCTCGCGAGCCTGATGGAGCACAACCTGCTGCCGTATCACGACAACGTGCAGTCGCTCGCCTTGATCGGCGGACCGACACACGCGGCGCGCCGCCTCTTCAATGCAGGCAAGGGCGATCTGGTGATCGCCATCGCGTTTCCGCGCTATGTCGACGACACGATCGAGCTCGCACGCCGCGCCGCCAGCCTCGGCGCAGACGTGCTCGCGTTGACGGACGGCCCGACGTCGCCGCTCGCCACGCTCGCCACGCGCTCGCTCTTCATCCGCGCCGAGCGGCGTCTCGCCGCGACATCGGAAGCGACCGTGCTCGCCGTGATCGAAGCGCTGTGCGACGCCGTCGCATTCCGCGCAAAGCGCTCCGCGCAGGCCGCCGCCAACATGACCGAGTTCGTGTTGCCGTGGCTCACCGACACATCCACGCTGTCAGCCCATTCGAAGACCGCCACGCGGCCCACTCCTAAACAGGCAAAGAAGAAGCAATGA
- a CDS encoding isoaspartyl peptidase/L-asparaginase family protein, which translates to MTTKAVIAIHGGAGTIVRASMASDAEARYHAELRAVLVAAQRVLADGGSALDAVTQAVRLLEDCPLFNAGHGSVFTSAGTHELDASIMDGRTLEAGAVSCVKRVRNPIVAARHVLEYSEHVMFTAEGAEAFAQAQGLEFVDPSYFHTDARYSQWQLAREQQRVMLDHDGATLTAQEASSANKEALPHEPIDPNKKFGTVGAVAVDLYGHVAAATSTGGITNKQLGRVGDAPMIGAGCYADDATCAVSTTGSGEMFMRMVAAYDVAAQMAYRGVSLEEAANDVVMNRLPRIDGRGGLIAVDAHGNVVLPFNTEGMYRGYVRVGETPVTAIYR; encoded by the coding sequence ATGACTACCAAGGCAGTAATCGCAATTCACGGCGGCGCAGGCACGATCGTGCGCGCGTCGATGGCCTCCGATGCGGAAGCCCGCTATCACGCCGAATTGCGCGCCGTGCTCGTCGCCGCGCAACGCGTGCTCGCCGACGGCGGCAGCGCGCTCGATGCCGTCACGCAAGCCGTGCGGCTGCTCGAAGACTGTCCGCTGTTCAACGCGGGGCATGGTTCGGTTTTCACGTCGGCGGGCACGCACGAACTCGATGCGTCGATCATGGACGGTCGCACGCTCGAAGCAGGCGCTGTGTCGTGCGTGAAGCGAGTACGCAACCCCATCGTCGCGGCGCGCCACGTGCTCGAATACAGCGAGCACGTGATGTTCACGGCCGAAGGCGCCGAAGCGTTCGCGCAGGCGCAAGGTCTGGAGTTCGTCGATCCGTCGTACTTCCATACGGATGCGCGCTATAGCCAGTGGCAACTCGCACGCGAGCAGCAGCGCGTGATGCTCGACCATGACGGCGCGACGCTTACCGCGCAAGAAGCATCGTCCGCAAACAAAGAAGCGCTGCCTCACGAGCCCATCGATCCGAACAAAAAGTTCGGCACGGTCGGCGCAGTCGCCGTCGATCTGTACGGCCACGTCGCGGCCGCGACCTCGACGGGCGGCATCACGAACAAGCAGTTGGGCCGTGTCGGCGATGCGCCGATGATCGGCGCGGGCTGCTACGCCGACGACGCAACCTGCGCCGTCTCGACCACGGGCTCGGGCGAAATGTTCATGCGTATGGTCGCCGCCTACGACGTCGCCGCGCAAATGGCCTATCGCGGCGTCTCGCTCGAAGAGGCGGCAAACGATGTCGTGATGAACCGCTTGCCGCGCATCGACGGTCGCGGCGGCCTGATCGCCGTCGACGCGCACGGCAATGTCGTGCTGCCCTTCAACACCGAGGGCATGTATCGCGGCTATGTGCGCGTCGGCGAAACGCCAGTCACGGCGATCTATCGCTAG
- a CDS encoding dipeptide ABC transporter ATP-binding protein — MPGDIIVPNTPNTPHQRRPLDSLPPQRVVDIDRLTVAFRRGETTFNAVRDLSLTVDRGETLAIVGESGSGKSVTSLALMRLVEHGGGSIASGSIAFRRRNGSVLDLARASQSTMRSIRGADIAMIFQEPMTSLNPVFTVGDQIGEAIALHQNMNRSQAHAETLRLLDLVRIPEARRVAARYPHQLSGGMRQRVMIAMALSCKPSLLIADEPTTALDVTIQAQILQLIRGLQDEMNMGVIFITHDMGVVAEVADRVLVMYRGDKVEEGESAKLFAAPTHPYTKALLAAVPKLGSMQGTDAPAKFSLLKLDGEHAQQPLPKDDTTSEASKQAQPILRVRDLVTRFPVRSGPFGKLTGRVHAVERVSFDLHAGETLALVGESGCGKSTTGRSLLRLVESQSGSIEFDGKDISSLTGPSLQALRRDIQFIFQDPFASLNPRLTVGFSIMEPLLVHNVASGKEAQERVAWLLDKVGLPADAARRYPHEFSGGQRQRIAIARALALNPKVVIADESVSALDVSVQAQIVNLMLDLQRELGVAYLFISHDMAVVERISHRVAVMYLGQIVEIGPRRAVFESPQHPYTKKLMGAVPVADPARRHAKRMLAADELPSPIRALDNEPVVAPLVAVGPDHFVAAHRIGGAY, encoded by the coding sequence ATGCCCGGAGACATCATCGTGCCGAACACGCCGAACACGCCACACCAGCGACGCCCGCTTGACAGTCTGCCGCCGCAACGCGTCGTCGATATCGATCGCCTCACAGTCGCATTCCGTCGCGGCGAGACCACGTTCAACGCGGTGCGCGACCTGTCGCTCACCGTCGATCGCGGCGAAACGCTCGCCATCGTCGGCGAATCGGGTTCGGGCAAATCGGTGACGTCGCTCGCTTTGATGCGCCTCGTCGAACACGGCGGCGGAAGCATTGCGAGCGGCAGCATCGCGTTTCGCCGGCGCAACGGCAGCGTGCTCGATCTTGCGCGGGCATCGCAATCCACAATGCGGTCGATTCGCGGCGCGGACATCGCGATGATCTTCCAGGAACCGATGACGTCGCTCAATCCCGTCTTCACGGTCGGCGATCAGATCGGCGAAGCGATCGCGCTGCATCAGAACATGAACCGCAGCCAGGCGCATGCTGAAACGCTGCGTCTGCTCGATCTCGTGCGCATTCCCGAAGCGCGCCGCGTGGCCGCGCGCTATCCGCACCAGTTGTCGGGCGGCATGCGGCAACGGGTGATGATCGCGATGGCGCTGTCGTGCAAGCCGTCTCTGCTGATCGCCGACGAGCCGACCACCGCGCTCGACGTGACGATCCAGGCGCAGATCCTGCAACTGATACGCGGCCTGCAGGACGAGATGAACATGGGCGTGATCTTCATCACGCATGACATGGGCGTCGTCGCGGAAGTGGCGGATCGCGTGCTCGTGATGTATCGCGGCGACAAGGTTGAAGAAGGCGAGTCGGCGAAACTGTTCGCGGCGCCCACGCATCCATATACGAAAGCGCTGCTCGCGGCCGTGCCGAAGCTCGGCTCGATGCAGGGCACGGACGCGCCCGCGAAGTTTTCATTGCTCAAGCTCGACGGCGAGCATGCACAGCAGCCGCTTCCCAAAGACGACACGACATCGGAAGCATCGAAGCAGGCTCAGCCGATTCTCCGCGTACGCGATCTCGTCACGCGTTTCCCTGTGCGCAGCGGTCCGTTCGGCAAGCTCACAGGCCGCGTGCATGCCGTCGAGCGCGTCAGCTTCGATCTGCATGCGGGCGAAACGCTGGCGCTGGTCGGCGAATCCGGTTGCGGCAAATCGACGACGGGGCGCTCACTGTTGAGGCTCGTCGAAAGCCAGAGCGGCAGCATCGAGTTCGACGGCAAGGACATCAGTTCGCTCACTGGTCCTTCGTTGCAGGCTTTGCGTCGCGATATCCAGTTCATTTTTCAGGACCCGTTTGCGTCGCTCAATCCGCGTCTGACGGTCGGCTTCTCGATCATGGAGCCGCTGCTCGTGCACAACGTCGCGAGCGGTAAGGAAGCGCAGGAGCGCGTCGCGTGGCTGCTCGACAAGGTCGGCCTGCCCGCCGACGCCGCGCGCCGCTATCCGCATGAATTCTCCGGCGGCCAGCGTCAGCGCATCGCGATTGCGCGTGCGCTCGCGCTCAATCCGAAGGTCGTGATCGCGGACGAATCGGTGTCGGCGCTCGACGTCTCCGTGCAGGCGCAGATCGTCAATCTGATGCTGGATCTGCAGCGCGAGTTGGGTGTGGCGTATCTGTTCATCTCGCACGACATGGCCGTCGTCGAGCGTATCAGTCATCGCGTCGCGGTGATGTATCTCGGCCAGATCGTCGAGATCGGACCACGTCGCGCGGTGTTCGAATCACCGCAGCATCCGTACACGAAGAAGCTGATGGGCGCTGTGCCCGTCGCCGATCCCGCGCGCCGACACGCGAAGCGCATGCTCGCCGCCGACGAGTTGCCCAGCCCGATTCGCGCGCTCGACAACGAGCCCGTCGTCGCGCCGCTCGTCGCCGTGGGCCCGGATCATTTCGTGGCCGCGCATCGGATTGGCGGCGCTTACTAG
- the gsiB gene encoding glutathione ABC transporter substrate-binding protein GsiB produces the protein MTTLLFSQPLRLRSLVTSGALVFAMLASGAAHAATTAVMAVDSTFTTLDPYDANDTLSQAVSKSFYQGLFGFDKDMKLVNVLATSYEASPDARVYTFKLRQGVKFQDGTDFNAAAVKATFDRVTDPANKLKRYNMFSRIEKTEVVDPYTVKVTLKAPFSAFINVLAHPSAVMISPAAMKKYGKDLAFHPVGTGPFELVKWDPAGDLTVKKFDGYWKKGYPKIDEIDWKPVVDNNTRAALVRTGEADFAFRIPFEQAAALQSESKVDIIATPSIINRYVSLNTTKKPFDNPKVREALNYAINKEALAKVAFSGYAVPADGVIPEGVDYATKLGPWPYDPAKARALLKEAGYPNGFETTLWSAYNNSTSQKAIQFVQQQLAQVGVKASVEALEAGQRVAKVESAQDPATAPVRMYYIGWSSSTGEADWGITPLLASSSIPPKLVNTAYYKNDTVDSDLSKALETTDRTQKAALYGDAQKRIWADAPWLFLVKEKVVYARSKRLAGAYVAPDGSFNFDEIALK, from the coding sequence ATGACTACGCTTCTCTTCTCTCAACCGTTGCGCCTGCGTTCGCTCGTGACGAGCGGCGCGCTGGTCTTTGCGATGCTCGCGTCGGGTGCCGCGCACGCGGCAACGACGGCCGTGATGGCCGTCGATTCGACGTTCACGACGCTCGACCCGTACGACGCCAACGACACCCTTTCGCAAGCTGTATCGAAGTCGTTCTATCAAGGGCTGTTCGGCTTCGACAAGGACATGAAGCTGGTCAACGTTCTCGCGACGAGCTACGAGGCAAGCCCCGATGCACGAGTCTACACGTTCAAGCTGCGCCAGGGCGTGAAGTTCCAGGACGGCACCGACTTCAACGCAGCAGCGGTGAAAGCGACGTTCGACCGCGTGACGGACCCGGCGAACAAGCTGAAGCGCTACAACATGTTCAGCCGCATCGAGAAGACGGAAGTGGTCGATCCGTACACGGTGAAGGTCACGCTGAAAGCGCCGTTCTCGGCGTTTATCAACGTGCTCGCGCATCCGTCCGCCGTGATGATCTCGCCCGCCGCGATGAAAAAGTATGGCAAGGACCTCGCGTTTCACCCCGTCGGCACAGGTCCGTTCGAACTCGTGAAGTGGGACCCGGCGGGCGATCTGACCGTGAAGAAGTTCGACGGTTACTGGAAGAAGGGTTATCCGAAGATCGACGAGATCGACTGGAAGCCCGTGGTCGACAACAACACGCGCGCCGCGCTCGTACGCACGGGCGAAGCGGACTTCGCGTTCCGCATTCCGTTCGAGCAGGCCGCCGCGCTGCAATCGGAATCGAAAGTCGACATCATCGCCACGCCGTCGATCATCAACCGCTACGTCAGCCTGAATACGACGAAAAAGCCGTTCGACAACCCGAAGGTGCGCGAAGCGCTGAACTACGCGATCAACAAGGAAGCGCTCGCGAAGGTCGCGTTCTCGGGTTATGCCGTGCCCGCCGACGGCGTGATTCCCGAAGGCGTCGATTACGCGACGAAGCTCGGCCCCTGGCCGTACGACCCCGCGAAAGCACGTGCGCTGCTGAAGGAAGCGGGCTATCCGAACGGCTTCGAGACGACGCTCTGGTCGGCGTACAACAACTCGACTTCGCAGAAAGCGATTCAGTTCGTGCAGCAGCAACTGGCGCAAGTGGGCGTGAAGGCGAGCGTCGAAGCGCTCGAGGCGGGCCAGCGCGTCGCGAAGGTCGAAAGCGCGCAAGATCCGGCGACGGCGCCCGTGCGCATGTACTACATCGGCTGGTCGTCGTCGACGGGTGAAGCGGACTGGGGCATCACGCCGCTGCTCGCGTCGTCGTCGATTCCGCCGAAGCTCGTGAACACCGCGTACTACAAGAACGATACCGTCGACAGCGATCTGTCGAAGGCGCTCGAAACCACGGACCGCACGCAGAAGGCCGCGCTCTATGGCGACGCGCAAAAGCGCATCTGGGCCGACGCGCCGTGGCTCTTCCTCGTCAAGGAGAAGGTCGTGTACGCGCGCAGCAAGCGGCTTGCGGGCGCGTACGTCGCGCCGGACGGCTCGTTCAACTTCGATGAAATCGCGCTGAAGTAA
- the gsiC gene encoding glutathione ABC transporter permease GsiC — protein MLNFLVKRLLGLLPTLVIVAGLVFLFVHMLPGDPARLAAGPEADDATVALVRADLGLDKPMPQQFVNFFMRTAHADFGISTRSKRPVSAEIGERFMPTLMLTLVSMVWAVIFGMTIGIVSAVWRNKWPDRLGMTIAVSGISFPAFALGMLLMEVFSVKLGWLPIVGDGSWRSYVLPSITLGAAVAAVMARFTRASFVEVLNEDFVRTARAKGVAEQWVVIKHCLRNAMIPVVTMMGLQFGFLLGGSIVVEVVFNWPGMGRLLVDAVAMRDYPVIQAEVLLFSLEFIVINLVVDVLYAVINPTIRFK, from the coding sequence ATGCTGAATTTTCTCGTCAAACGTCTGCTGGGCCTGCTGCCGACGCTCGTGATCGTCGCTGGCCTCGTGTTCCTGTTCGTGCACATGCTGCCCGGCGACCCGGCGCGGCTCGCAGCCGGTCCCGAAGCCGACGATGCAACCGTCGCGCTCGTGCGTGCCGATCTCGGCCTCGACAAACCAATGCCGCAGCAGTTCGTGAACTTCTTCATGCGCACCGCGCATGCCGACTTCGGCATCTCTACGCGCAGCAAGCGCCCCGTCTCCGCCGAGATCGGCGAGCGCTTCATGCCGACGCTGATGCTCACGCTCGTCAGCATGGTGTGGGCGGTGATCTTCGGCATGACGATCGGCATCGTCTCGGCCGTGTGGCGCAACAAGTGGCCCGACCGGCTCGGCATGACCATCGCCGTGTCGGGCATCTCGTTCCCCGCGTTCGCGCTCGGCATGCTGCTGATGGAAGTGTTCTCGGTGAAGCTCGGCTGGCTGCCGATCGTCGGCGATGGCTCATGGCGCAGCTACGTGCTGCCGTCCATAACGCTCGGCGCGGCTGTCGCGGCCGTGATGGCGCGCTTCACGCGGGCATCGTTCGTCGAGGTGCTGAACGAGGACTTCGTGCGCACTGCGCGCGCGAAAGGCGTCGCCGAGCAATGGGTCGTCATCAAGCACTGCCTGCGCAACGCGATGATTCCCGTCGTCACGATGATGGGCCTGCAGTTCGGTTTTCTGCTCGGCGGCTCGATCGTCGTCGAAGTGGTGTTCAACTGGCCGGGCATGGGACGCCTGCTGGTGGACGCCGTCGCGATGCGCGATTACCCCGTGATTCAGGCGGAAGTGCTGCTGTTCTCGCTGGAATTCATCGTCATCAATCTGGTCGTCGACGTGCTGTACGCCGTCATCAATCCGACCATCCGTTTCAAGTGA
- the gsiD gene encoding glutathione ABC transporter permease GsiD produces MSTTADNTRAISSTHEEPAIRTPWSEFWRKFRKQHVALAAGVFVLLLIVVSIAGPHIVPFDPENYFDYDALNAGPSAAHWFGVDSLGRDIFSRIVAGTRISLAAGFMSVTIGAIIGTFFGLLAGYYEGWWDRITMRIADVLFAFPGILLAIGIVAILGNGMINVIAAVAVFSIPAFARLVRGNTLMLKQLTYIEAARSIGASDWTIIMRHILPGTISSVVVYLTMRIGTSIITAASLSFLGLGAQPPTPEWGAMLNEARADMVTAPHIALFPSLAIFLTVLAFNLLGDGLRDALDPKLDRP; encoded by the coding sequence ATGAGCACGACCGCCGACAACACCCGCGCCATCTCTTCTACCCACGAAGAACCCGCGATCCGCACGCCATGGAGCGAGTTCTGGCGCAAGTTCCGCAAGCAGCATGTCGCCCTCGCGGCGGGTGTGTTCGTGTTGCTGCTCATCGTCGTATCGATTGCGGGCCCGCATATCGTTCCGTTCGACCCCGAAAACTATTTCGACTACGACGCGCTGAATGCGGGGCCATCGGCTGCGCACTGGTTCGGCGTCGATTCACTGGGCCGCGATATCTTCAGCCGCATCGTCGCGGGCACGCGCATTTCGCTTGCGGCGGGTTTCATGTCGGTGACGATCGGTGCGATTATCGGTACGTTCTTCGGCTTGCTCGCGGGCTATTACGAGGGCTGGTGGGACCGCATCACGATGCGCATCGCCGACGTGCTGTTCGCGTTCCCCGGCATCCTGCTCGCCATTGGCATCGTCGCGATTCTCGGCAACGGCATGATCAACGTGATCGCAGCCGTCGCCGTGTTCAGCATTCCGGCGTTCGCGCGGCTCGTGCGCGGCAATACGCTGATGCTCAAGCAGCTGACGTATATCGAAGCGGCGCGCAGCATCGGCGCGTCGGACTGGACCATCATCATGCGGCATATTCTGCCGGGCACGATTTCGTCGGTAGTCGTGTATCTGACGATGCGCATCGGCACGTCGATCATCACCGCGGCGAGCCTGTCGTTTCTCGGCCTGGGCGCGCAGCCGCCGACGCCCGAGTGGGGCGCGATGCTCAACGAAGCACGCGCCGATATGGTGACGGCGCCGCATATCGCGCTGTTTCCGAGCCTCGCGATCTTCCTGACCGTGCTCGCGTTCAACCTGCTCGGCGACGGCTTGCGCGATGCGCTCGATCCGAAGCTGGACCGGCCATGA
- a CDS encoding DmpA family aminopeptidase, protein MTELSMPRVGVLPAGALGTIADVPGVTVGHCTLADGPIQTGVTVVRAHRDDPYRHKVPAAASVINGFGKSIGLVQVEELGVLETPIALTNTFGVAAVAQAQIRAAIASNPQIGREWSTVNPLVFECNDGYLNDIPALAIEESHYAQAFDTAVVEFERGSVGAGRGMSCFDLKGGIGSASRVANVTGKDFTVGALVLANFGRLPMLTIDGMPVGRELHRRKQSATTAKPEQGSIIMIVATDAPLDSRQLKRLSMRAAAGLARTGSVYGHGSGDIALAFSTAWTVPHEGDFVATPPLLSDARLDPLFQACADSVEQAILDALCLATSVTGRDAHTRLSLREAAPDLEQLLKRHIA, encoded by the coding sequence ATGACTGAGCTTTCTATGCCGCGTGTCGGCGTGTTGCCGGCGGGCGCGTTGGGCACGATTGCCGATGTGCCCGGCGTGACAGTCGGACATTGCACGCTCGCTGATGGCCCGATACAGACAGGTGTGACCGTGGTCCGTGCGCATCGCGATGATCCGTATCGTCACAAGGTGCCTGCAGCTGCGAGCGTGATCAACGGATTCGGCAAGAGCATCGGACTCGTACAGGTCGAAGAACTCGGCGTGCTCGAAACGCCGATTGCGTTGACCAATACGTTCGGCGTCGCGGCCGTCGCGCAGGCACAGATTCGCGCCGCCATTGCGAGCAATCCGCAGATCGGGCGCGAGTGGTCGACCGTCAATCCGCTCGTGTTCGAATGTAACGACGGCTATCTCAACGATATTCCGGCATTGGCGATTGAAGAATCGCACTATGCGCAAGCGTTCGACACGGCAGTGGTTGAGTTCGAACGCGGCTCGGTTGGTGCGGGGCGCGGCATGTCGTGCTTCGATCTGAAAGGCGGCATCGGTTCGGCGTCGCGCGTGGCGAATGTGACGGGCAAGGATTTCACTGTCGGTGCGTTGGTGCTCGCGAACTTCGGGCGGCTGCCGATGTTGACTATCGATGGCATGCCGGTTGGACGTGAACTGCATCGACGCAAGCAGTCAGCCACGACGGCAAAACCCGAGCAAGGCTCGATCATCATGATCGTCGCCACCGATGCGCCTCTCGATTCGCGCCAACTCAAGCGCCTTTCGATGCGCGCCGCCGCAGGTCTCGCGCGCACCGGTTCGGTTTATGGACATGGCAGCGGCGATATCGCGCTCGCGTTCTCGACGGCGTGGACTGTTCCGCATGAAGGCGACTTCGTCGCAACGCCACCGCTGCTCAGCGACGCGCGCCTCGATCCGTTGTTTCAGGCATGCGCGGACAGCGTCGAACAGGCAATCCTCGATGCCCTGTGCTTAGCCACCTCGGTCACGGGGCGCGACGCACACACGCGTCTTTCGCTGCGTGAAGCGGCGCCCGATCTCGAACAACTATTGAAGCGGCACATAGCATGA
- a CDS encoding M55 family metallopeptidase, whose amino-acid sequence MKVLISVDIEGVAGVVNSEQTRAGNGEYERARRWMTLEANAAIEGAFAGGATDVWVNDSHGGFRNLLPDMLDARANVILGKPRTLGMMAGLEYGPQLVFMIGYHAMAQSRGILAHTINSFAFTRVTMNGREVGEAGIYGALAREYGASVMLLSGDDVFAEETQPVFPDATFVVTKNATGFGSGVTQTPERACTAIKESAREVVAKFEGRSVAQRLKPEPVHIELRVQTTALADLFSQMPSLERVDGVTLRFSTPSVEHAVRTLNCLSAMSFMLR is encoded by the coding sequence ATGAAGGTACTGATCTCCGTCGATATCGAAGGCGTGGCAGGCGTTGTGAATTCGGAGCAGACGCGCGCGGGCAATGGCGAATATGAACGCGCCCGCCGCTGGATGACCCTCGAAGCGAACGCTGCTATCGAAGGCGCATTCGCGGGCGGCGCAACGGACGTCTGGGTCAACGATTCGCACGGCGGCTTTCGCAACCTGCTGCCCGACATGCTCGACGCGCGCGCGAACGTAATACTCGGCAAGCCGCGCACGCTCGGCATGATGGCGGGCCTCGAATACGGGCCGCAACTCGTGTTCATGATCGGCTATCACGCGATGGCGCAAAGTCGCGGCATTCTCGCGCATACGATCAACAGCTTTGCTTTCACCCGCGTGACGATGAATGGGCGCGAGGTGGGAGAAGCCGGGATTTATGGCGCTTTAGCTCGCGAGTATGGCGCGAGCGTCATGCTGCTTTCGGGTGACGATGTGTTCGCCGAAGAAACGCAGCCTGTGTTTCCTGATGCAACGTTCGTCGTTACGAAGAACGCGACAGGTTTTGGAAGCGGTGTGACCCAAACTCCGGAGCGTGCATGCACCGCGATCAAAGAATCAGCACGGGAAGTTGTCGCGAAGTTTGAAGGACGATCCGTTGCGCAACGTCTTAAGCCTGAACCCGTCCATATCGAATTGCGCGTGCAAACCACCGCGCTCGCCGATCTGTTTTCGCAGATGCCGTCGCTGGAACGCGTGGACGGCGTGACGTTGCGCTTTTCTACGCCTTCTGTCGAGCATGCGGTGCGCACGCTGAATTGCCTCTCGGCGATGTCGTTCATGTTGCGCTAA
- the araH gene encoding L-arabinose ABC transporter permease AraH has product MQTPNTRPATEPAANHAASPGAAAHAARTWDLINKSGIVMVFVILFAVLSFAVPDFLTTRNMQGLLLSVTLIGSISVTMMFVLALGEVDLSVASIVAFSGVVASTLITATHSVMLGVAAGVLAGGAVGMVNGVLIARYKINSLIVTLAMMEVVRGLAFITSNGDAVMISEESFFDLGGGSFLGISFPIWSNIVGFVLFGFLLRKTVFGKNVLAVGGNSEAALLAGLPVTRIKITVFVLQGLVTGFAGVMLASRMSLGDPKTSVGLELGVISACVLGGVSLTGGVATISGVLVGVLIMGSVQDAMSLLNVPTFYQYLIRGGILLLAVLFDQFRRSKRRV; this is encoded by the coding sequence ATGCAAACACCGAACACACGTCCGGCGACCGAGCCGGCAGCCAATCACGCCGCCTCGCCCGGCGCGGCCGCGCACGCGGCGCGCACGTGGGACCTGATCAACAAGTCGGGCATCGTGATGGTGTTCGTCATTCTGTTCGCGGTGCTGTCGTTTGCGGTGCCCGACTTTCTGACGACCCGCAACATGCAGGGCCTGTTGCTGTCGGTCACGCTGATCGGTTCGATCTCCGTGACGATGATGTTCGTGCTCGCGCTCGGCGAAGTGGATCTTTCCGTGGCGTCGATTGTCGCGTTTTCGGGCGTGGTTGCATCGACGCTGATTACAGCGACGCATAGTGTGATGCTCGGCGTCGCCGCGGGCGTGCTGGCAGGCGGCGCGGTCGGGATGGTGAACGGCGTGCTGATTGCGCGCTACAAGATCAATTCGCTGATCGTCACGCTCGCGATGATGGAAGTGGTGCGCGGTCTCGCGTTCATCACGTCGAACGGCGATGCGGTGATGATCTCGGAAGAGAGCTTCTTCGATCTCGGCGGCGGCTCGTTCCTCGGTATTTCGTTTCCGATCTGGAGCAACATCGTCGGCTTCGTGCTGTTCGGCTTTTTGCTGCGCAAGACGGTGTTCGGCAAGAACGTGCTGGCTGTCGGCGGCAATAGCGAAGCGGCGTTGCTGGCGGGCCTGCCGGTTACGCGTATCAAGATCACGGTGTTTGTGCTGCAAGGGCTCGTGACGGGTTTCGCGGGTGTGATGCTCGCGTCGCGGATGAGTCTCGGCGATCCGAAGACGTCGGTGGGTCTGGAACTCGGCGTGATTTCGGCTTGCGTGCTGGGCGGCGTGTCGCTGACGGGTGGTGTTGCGACGATTTCGGGCGTGCTGGTCGGCGTGCTGATTATGGGCTCGGTGCAGGACGCGATGAGCTTGTTGAATGTGCCGACGTTCTATCAGTATCTGATTCGCGGTGGGATTCTGCTGCTGGCGGTGCTGTTCGATCAGTTCCGGCGGAGCAAGCGGCGCGTTTGA